Proteins found in one Candidatus Zixiibacteriota bacterium genomic segment:
- a CDS encoding N-acetylmuramoyl-L-alanine amidase, whose product MSALFILLASDATGRSIDIELDGNPVRIEAYRVDGRDYVSLQGLFAALAAPMRWDGTTGHLRVELDGQIWSFWCNSAIVGRDDDAIMLAGPVRLIDHSAAASVDAIVTLLNNHSHRRLYWEGDRLDIRGGQYNVTGFAVQNRENGTLIEIDLAEPLPVEWSRSEGNWINISLYDARVDVDAMKLSGRDPVLREVRTHQFDGSAQLSFRLRQSYSTCFVNTEEHPPRLTIMIRDGNAEVEGLDDPVEPIGGRRSRDPLNVIVIDPGHGGIDSGATVHGSRWTEKDVALSVALFLRERLENDDRFRVVMTRWDDASVPMQQRMAGANDDRGDLFVSIHVDRSSDPNTSGTQTMFWGRAGNVDAVATAERENYDPADAAQLAGNGASASLPALTAPTYQQASADLAQSIQNALERELKLPGRGVDQADLTMLSGLQMPSVAVFLGFLGNRQDENQLRRESYHRDAAEAICRGILDYIAHTELEP is encoded by the coding sequence GTGAGCGCGCTATTCATTCTGCTGGCTTCCGATGCCACGGGGCGTTCGATCGACATCGAACTGGACGGCAACCCTGTGCGGATCGAGGCGTATCGCGTTGATGGACGGGATTATGTCTCCCTGCAGGGACTCTTCGCCGCTCTGGCCGCCCCGATGCGCTGGGACGGCACCACCGGGCATTTGCGTGTCGAGCTCGACGGCCAGATCTGGTCATTCTGGTGCAACTCGGCGATTGTGGGCCGCGACGACGACGCCATCATGCTCGCCGGTCCGGTGCGCCTGATCGACCACTCAGCGGCCGCCTCGGTCGACGCCATCGTCACCCTGCTGAACAACCACTCCCATCGCCGCCTGTACTGGGAGGGCGACCGCCTCGATATCCGCGGCGGGCAGTACAACGTGACCGGATTTGCCGTGCAGAATCGAGAGAACGGGACATTGATCGAGATCGATCTCGCCGAACCCTTGCCCGTCGAGTGGAGCCGTTCGGAAGGCAACTGGATCAACATTTCGCTCTACGATGCCCGTGTCGATGTCGACGCGATGAAGCTGTCGGGGCGCGATCCGGTCTTGCGCGAAGTGCGCACGCATCAGTTCGACGGGTCCGCGCAGTTGTCGTTTCGCCTGCGACAGTCCTATTCGACCTGCTTTGTGAACACGGAGGAGCACCCACCCCGTTTGACGATCATGATCCGGGATGGAAACGCAGAGGTCGAAGGGCTCGACGACCCCGTGGAGCCGATCGGCGGCCGTCGCTCTCGCGACCCGTTGAATGTGATCGTCATCGATCCCGGCCACGGCGGCATCGACAGCGGGGCGACCGTGCACGGGAGCCGTTGGACGGAAAAGGATGTCGCGCTGTCGGTGGCCCTATTCCTGCGGGAGCGTTTGGAGAATGATGATCGTTTCCGGGTCGTTATGACCCGCTGGGACGACGCGAGCGTACCGATGCAGCAGCGGATGGCCGGCGCCAATGACGATCGCGGCGATTTGTTCGTTTCGATTCACGTTGATCGATCTTCGGACCCCAATACTTCGGGAACGCAGACAATGTTCTGGGGTCGGGCGGGGAATGTCGATGCCGTGGCGACCGCCGAGCGGGAAAACTACGACCCGGCGGATGCGGCACAACTGGCCGGTAACGGGGCAAGTGCTTCCCTGCCCGCACTGACCGCACCGACATATCAGCAGGCGTCGGCCGACCTGGCGCAGTCGATCCAGAATGCGCTGGAACGAGAGTTGAAGCTGCCGGGACGCGGCGTCGATCAAGCGGATTTGACGATGCTTTCGGGATTGCAGATGCCGTCGGTGGCCGTCTTTCTGGGGTTCTTGGGCAACCGTCAGGATGAGAATCAACTGCGGCGCGAGTCGTACCATCGCGATGCGGCCGAGGCGATCTGTCGCGGGATTCTCGACTATATCGCCCACACCGAGTTGGAGCCCTGA
- a CDS encoding head GIN domain-containing protein, giving the protein MAKNFGRIGSLTLMLVGVLVIDAFGGIWDRRETIRGSGIEGSETRNISGATEIELATIGELTIEIGDREELTIEADDNLLEHFITDVTRGRLRITTSDGVSLRTRRPVRFTVVIKRLEAIAITSSGDVLVVSDLNAIDFEIFSISSGDLEMEALHCEGDVHVELESSGDVYIRRVAAERLDARLSSSGDLEIDGGAVPALHVAISSSGDFVGDGLTCDQAVVRTSSSGDAHVRVTGRLDARCSSSGDVIYYGNPDVNSRESSSGDIYRAGG; this is encoded by the coding sequence ATGGCAAAGAATTTCGGACGGATCGGCAGTCTGACCCTGATGCTCGTGGGGGTGCTTGTGATCGACGCCTTCGGCGGCATCTGGGACCGCCGCGAGACTATCAGGGGCTCCGGCATTGAGGGCAGCGAAACGCGCAATATCTCCGGCGCCACTGAAATCGAGCTGGCCACCATCGGCGAGCTGACCATCGAAATCGGCGATCGCGAGGAACTGACCATCGAGGCGGATGACAACCTCCTGGAACACTTTATCACCGATGTCACCCGTGGACGACTGCGGATCACCACCTCCGACGGCGTCAGTCTCCGTACGCGCCGCCCGGTGCGGTTCACGGTTGTCATCAAGCGGCTGGAGGCAATCGCCATCACATCCAGCGGCGACGTTCTCGTCGTCTCCGATCTGAACGCCATTGATTTTGAAATCTTTTCGATCAGCTCCGGTGACCTGGAAATGGAAGCGCTGCATTGCGAAGGCGACGTGCATGTCGAACTGGAGAGTTCCGGCGACGTCTATATTCGCCGGGTCGCAGCGGAGCGCCTCGATGCGCGGCTCAGCAGTTCCGGCGATCTGGAAATCGACGGCGGCGCGGTTCCCGCACTCCACGTTGCGATCAGCAGTTCGGGCGATTTCGTCGGAGACGGGCTCACATGCGATCAGGCGGTCGTTCGGACTTCAAGCAGCGGCGATGCGCATGTCCGGGTCACAGGACGGCTCGATGCCCGCTGCTCCAGCAGCGGTGATGTCATCTATTACGGCAACCCCGATGTCAACAGCCGCGAGTCCAGTTCCGGCGACATCTATCGGGCCGGCGGCTGA
- the miaB gene encoding tRNA (N6-isopentenyl adenosine(37)-C2)-methylthiotransferase MiaB yields MTSTILRARIDPAETFPVGPIRSSRATINLQTFGCQMNEYDSELARSILQKRGYSFTDDEDGADIVLFNTCAIRETAHTRIYARLGDLANEKKSRDGLVVGVLGCMAQNLKEDILLRFPAVDFICGPDAYRTLPDLIDRARGLRERGVSIDLSEYETYDDIAPTRVDGVNAWIAIMRGCDNFCTFCVVPYTRGRERSRDPHGVVEETRRLAADGYKQVTLLGQNVNSYRFDGADFADLMLRVAEVTGIQRVRFTSPHPKDFPAKLLHVIADHPHLCKHIHLPLQAGSDRVLRKMNRDYTRAAFLKLVDQIRAIIPDVTLTTDIICGFPTETREEYLETERVMRAVEFDSAFIFKYSERQGTIAQKLWNDDVPDEDKAERVSRLVALQRAISLERHRAMIGRTVRVLIEGESRKRSSEWKARTDGNTIVVFADPSAAVGDFRDVLITDATPNTLLGRCVDRS; encoded by the coding sequence ACGAGTACGACTCGGAACTGGCGCGCTCGATTCTGCAAAAACGCGGCTACTCGTTCACAGACGACGAAGACGGCGCCGACATCGTCTTGTTCAACACCTGTGCGATTCGCGAGACAGCCCACACGCGCATCTATGCTCGTCTCGGGGACTTGGCCAACGAAAAGAAATCACGCGATGGTTTGGTCGTCGGCGTGCTGGGTTGTATGGCGCAGAATCTCAAAGAAGACATCCTCCTGCGTTTTCCCGCAGTCGATTTCATCTGCGGGCCGGATGCCTACCGGACCCTGCCCGACCTGATTGACCGCGCTCGCGGCTTGCGCGAACGCGGCGTGTCGATCGATCTTTCCGAGTACGAAACCTACGACGACATCGCGCCGACCCGCGTCGACGGCGTCAACGCCTGGATCGCAATCATGCGCGGCTGCGACAATTTCTGTACGTTCTGTGTCGTGCCGTACACGCGCGGACGCGAACGCTCGCGCGATCCCCACGGCGTTGTCGAGGAGACGCGCCGTCTGGCCGCCGACGGCTACAAGCAGGTGACTTTGCTGGGGCAGAATGTCAACTCATACAGGTTCGACGGCGCCGATTTCGCTGATTTGATGCTGCGTGTCGCCGAAGTGACCGGTATCCAACGGGTCCGCTTCACATCGCCGCATCCGAAAGACTTTCCGGCAAAGCTGCTCCACGTAATCGCCGATCACCCGCATCTCTGCAAACACATTCACCTGCCGCTGCAAGCGGGGTCCGATCGCGTGCTGCGCAAGATGAATCGCGACTACACACGGGCCGCCTTCCTGAAACTTGTCGATCAGATTCGCGCGATCATTCCCGATGTGACCCTGACGACCGACATCATCTGCGGCTTCCCGACCGAAACGCGTGAGGAATACCTCGAGACCGAGCGCGTGATGCGCGCCGTCGAATTCGACTCGGCCTTCATCTTCAAATACTCCGAACGCCAGGGCACCATCGCGCAGAAGCTCTGGAACGATGATGTCCCCGACGAGGATAAAGCAGAACGCGTGAGCCGTCTGGTCGCATTGCAGCGCGCAATCTCACTGGAGCGCCATCGCGCGATGATCGGCCGCACCGTCCGTGTCCTGATCGAAGGTGAGAGCCGCAAGCGCTCCAGCGAGTGGAAAGCCCGAACCGACGGCAACACGATCGTCGTTTTCGCCGATCCGTCGGCGGCAGTCGGCGATTTCCGCGACGTCCTCATCACCGATGCCACGCCCAACACGCTGTTGGGCCGTTGCGTCGATCGCAGTTAG
- the rdgB gene encoding RdgB/HAM1 family non-canonical purine NTP pyrophosphatase encodes MNPANPRLVLATANGHKIAEIRAIMGHMPIDITDILQIGGIASPEETGATLEENALIKARAVHHATGLWTLADDSGLEIDALDGAPGVFSARYAGPACSFADNNAKVLQLLDDVADVKRTARFVCAAALIGHQRDADVFVGIIEGRITREPRGPGGFGYDPIFFVPELGRTFAQATPAEKNGLSHRGVAFRKAAQRLRELAVKSS; translated from the coding sequence TTGAACCCTGCAAACCCCAGACTGGTGCTGGCAACGGCCAATGGGCACAAGATCGCCGAAATCCGCGCGATTATGGGCCACATGCCAATCGACATCACCGACATACTGCAAATCGGCGGGATCGCATCTCCCGAGGAGACGGGGGCGACGCTGGAAGAGAATGCGTTGATCAAGGCCCGTGCCGTTCACCACGCGACCGGCTTGTGGACTTTGGCCGATGATTCGGGGCTGGAAATCGATGCCCTCGACGGCGCGCCGGGTGTGTTCTCGGCGCGTTACGCCGGCCCGGCGTGTTCATTCGCCGACAACAACGCCAAGGTGCTGCAATTGCTGGACGATGTTGCCGATGTGAAGCGCACGGCCCGGTTTGTTTGTGCCGCGGCGCTGATCGGACACCAACGGGACGCCGATGTGTTTGTCGGGATAATTGAAGGCAGGATCACGAGGGAACCACGCGGGCCAGGCGGCTTCGGGTATGATCCGATATTTTTTGTTCCCGAACTGGGCAGGACGTTCGCCCAAGCCACGCCCGCCGAGAAGAATGGGCTGTCGCACCGAGGCGTGGCCTTTCGCAAGGCCGCGCAACGACTGCGAGAACTAGCGGTCAAAAGTTCGTGA
- a CDS encoding DUF1579 domain-containing protein, with amino-acid sequence MRKTAKPKAKAARRVAKAKPKMTAQAGPSARAKFAYKPVDPQTMMEQWMKLAAPGQPHARFKKLQGRWNATVRFWMDPTAPAQESTGEAEFTLFHGGRFMRQDYKSTSPQMPFEGLGLTGFDNFRKEYVDIWTDSMSTAFTISRGREESSTGAVNFKALADRPTVGQKDVPMRSITRFDGDDTHVIEMFSPGPSGKEFRNMEIVYKRVKS; translated from the coding sequence ATGAGAAAGACGGCGAAACCGAAGGCGAAAGCCGCCAGGCGCGTGGCCAAGGCGAAGCCGAAGATGACAGCGCAAGCCGGTCCGTCGGCCAGGGCAAAGTTCGCCTACAAGCCCGTGGATCCGCAAACGATGATGGAGCAGTGGATGAAGCTTGCTGCACCGGGTCAGCCGCATGCCCGGTTCAAGAAGCTGCAGGGACGTTGGAACGCGACCGTCAGATTCTGGATGGACCCGACCGCGCCGGCACAGGAGAGTACCGGCGAGGCGGAGTTTACGTTGTTTCATGGCGGACGATTCATGCGCCAGGACTACAAAAGCACATCGCCTCAGATGCCGTTCGAGGGCCTGGGCCTGACCGGCTTCGACAACTTTCGCAAGGAGTATGTCGACATCTGGACCGATTCGATGAGCACGGCATTCACCATCAGTCGGGGGCGCGAAGAGTCATCCACCGGAGCGGTCAATTTTAAGGCGTTGGCGGACCGTCCCACCGTAGGTCAGAAGGATGTCCCGATGCGCTCCATCACCCGCTTTGATGGCGACGACACGCACGTAATCGAGATGTTCAGCCCGGGACCCAGCGGAAAAGAATTCCGCAACATGGAGATTGTCTACAAACGTGTGAAGTCATGA
- a CDS encoding DUF1761 domain-containing protein has translation MLETGMNYWAILIAGAAAWILGALWYTPLLFGKTWMAGIGKTKEQVEKDYSPVNLVWALLGYLIAAYGLGRILSWVAADSLADGLMIGVLAAVCLVAAPAAVDDVMEGRPRSLYFVNAGYKLVTFAVMGVILGLWR, from the coding sequence ATGCTGGAAACCGGTATGAACTACTGGGCGATCCTCATTGCGGGTGCGGCCGCATGGATTCTGGGAGCACTCTGGTATACGCCGCTGCTGTTCGGCAAGACGTGGATGGCGGGTATCGGGAAGACCAAAGAGCAAGTCGAGAAGGACTATTCCCCGGTCAACCTCGTCTGGGCGCTGCTGGGATACCTGATCGCAGCTTATGGTCTGGGCAGGATCCTCAGTTGGGTGGCCGCCGACTCGCTGGCAGACGGGCTGATGATCGGTGTGCTGGCGGCGGTCTGTCTGGTCGCCGCACCGGCGGCGGTTGATGATGTCATGGAGGGACGCCCCCGAAGTTTGTACTTCGTGAACGCGGGCTACAAGCTGGTGACATTCGCCGTGATGGGTGTCATCCTCGGATTGTGGCGCTGA
- a CDS encoding type IV pilus twitching motility protein PilT produces MAKIDQLLTIVRSAGATDLHLSPGSVPIIRVAGQLQKTRHRHLTEEEVRQLAFELLSDEQIRRFEKGGDIDLAYGLPGVARFRINIYRSQSGVSAAFRLIPDDIPDLVSLGFSEAVAQLAESKSGLVLVTGPTNSGKSTTLAAMLDHINTRFARHIVTIEDPIEYVHNNKNSLISQRQVGLHAESFPSALRAALREDPDVVLVGEMRDTETISLAVTAAEVGLLVMGTLHTVTAAATVDRIVDVFPPSQQAQVRIMLADSLTGIVSQQLLRRAESRDRVVAFELLRRTTSVSTLIREGKSYQIPTAIQTGRKYGMQLLDNHLRELLDAGVITVAEAIRCASDPGRFVDRSVVEEPVAEVTA; encoded by the coding sequence ATGGCCAAGATCGACCAACTGTTGACAATCGTACGCTCCGCGGGAGCCACCGATCTGCACCTGTCGCCCGGTTCGGTGCCGATCATTCGCGTCGCCGGGCAACTGCAAAAGACGCGTCATCGCCATCTCACCGAAGAGGAAGTGCGGCAGCTCGCCTTCGAGTTGCTCAGCGACGAACAGATTCGCCGATTCGAAAAGGGCGGCGATATCGATTTGGCCTATGGTCTGCCCGGTGTCGCGCGCTTTCGGATCAACATTTATCGGTCGCAGTCGGGCGTCTCGGCGGCGTTTCGTCTGATCCCCGATGACATCCCCGATCTGGTCTCCCTGGGGTTCTCCGAGGCGGTCGCGCAACTGGCCGAAAGCAAGTCGGGCCTCGTGCTGGTGACCGGCCCGACCAATTCGGGCAAATCGACCACGCTGGCGGCGATGCTCGATCACATCAACACCCGCTTCGCGCGACATATCGTGACGATCGAAGACCCGATCGAGTATGTTCACAACAATAAGAATTCGCTGATATCGCAGCGCCAGGTTGGACTGCACGCCGAATCGTTTCCGTCGGCGCTGCGGGCCGCGCTGCGCGAAGACCCCGATGTTGTCTTGGTCGGCGAGATGCGTGATACCGAAACGATCTCGCTGGCCGTCACCGCCGCGGAAGTCGGACTGCTCGTGATGGGAACGCTGCACACGGTCACCGCCGCCGCGACGGTGGACCGCATCGTGGACGTCTTTCCGCCGTCGCAGCAGGCGCAGGTGCGCATTATGCTCGCGGATTCGCTGACCGGCATCGTCTCGCAGCAGCTCTTGCGGCGCGCCGAAAGCCGCGACCGGGTCGTGGCGTTCGAGCTGCTCCGCCGGACCACGTCGGTCAGTACCCTGATCCGCGAGGGAAAGTCATACCAAATCCCGACGGCCATCCAAACCGGACGCAAATACGGCATGCAACTGCTCGACAACCACCTGCGCGAACTGCTCGACGCCGGCGTCATCACGGTTGCCGAAGCGATACGCTGCGCCAGCGACCCGGGACGGTTTGTCGATCGCTCCGTCGTCGAAGAGCCGGTCGCCGAGGTGACCGCGTAA
- a CDS encoding DUF4388 domain-containing protein encodes MASRQAKRRLDEILVSEGLVSEQEIRDALLRQKAEGGKFGSQLLYHRTIDEATLVKALAIQFGCEGVVLSDRAILPSVVAMVPAKVATARRVMPFDFDRRQNVLKIACENPGDENLIKELNFVVGGKQIRLFVAAEIALSTAIARYYLGRDISLADQQLLDIPDGATDTGKIAIGEKGQLPDSVADVRPALLLVTDEIYTAPLIQSLFERDGYHVEICESADDALELVGNRRFQALFIRSSVSGDYIHLIDRARRISARTVIRFYSSASDLMLSKGVLSTPAELLISNLELFTSLLSSKARLPVNHGARVGQYADRLCRKLEIPDKDRVMISNAAYVHDLARYYYSSDQVQDNRSVVRMTVKLLTSLNYSAVVLEMLRRMYADVAGKYTARLPIEVLGGNILTIVDVFCDSVTPNDRLSLDRFDAVKKKLRDQVGSMFLLEVVEAFIEMIQEELLDQRTTRSLRQVMIFAEDLARQQSLEMRLRNEGYPTVSQNSINAVVELISRREPDVLILAIPGDVEAINIMVSQLESSGIDFGRIPTLLLTDASSLTAMTGLLERGLEDIIALEDNLDLLVSKLRKLEGKILAARKQQSGNLADAVGARGRLADMNLMDLLQVLGPGRKTVRVTVEPNGPDKSKLRIYLNAGVLTFAKSAETEGPDAVYEGLTWTDGTWTVEPVDTDVLPPPNNQLSNESILMEGCRLLDERVRSGQLL; translated from the coding sequence ATGGCCTCGCGCCAAGCCAAACGTCGTCTCGACGAAATCCTCGTCAGCGAGGGGCTGGTCTCCGAGCAGGAGATCCGGGATGCCCTGCTGCGTCAAAAAGCGGAGGGCGGCAAATTCGGGTCGCAGCTTCTGTATCATCGCACCATCGACGAAGCGACGCTCGTCAAGGCGCTGGCGATTCAGTTCGGCTGCGAGGGCGTCGTGCTCTCCGACCGCGCCATCCTGCCGTCGGTCGTCGCCATGGTCCCCGCCAAAGTCGCGACCGCCAGACGGGTGATGCCGTTCGACTTCGACCGCAGGCAGAACGTGCTCAAGATCGCCTGCGAAAACCCCGGCGATGAGAATCTGATCAAGGAGCTGAACTTTGTCGTCGGCGGAAAGCAGATTCGCCTCTTTGTCGCCGCCGAAATCGCGCTGAGCACCGCCATCGCTCGCTATTATCTCGGACGCGACATCTCGCTGGCCGACCAGCAGCTATTGGATATTCCCGATGGCGCCACCGACACTGGCAAGATCGCCATCGGCGAGAAGGGGCAGTTGCCCGACTCGGTCGCCGATGTGCGCCCGGCGCTGCTGTTGGTCACCGATGAGATCTATACCGCGCCGTTGATCCAGTCGCTCTTCGAACGCGACGGCTACCATGTCGAAATCTGCGAATCGGCCGATGACGCGCTGGAGCTCGTCGGTAACCGGCGATTCCAGGCGCTGTTTATCCGCAGTTCGGTTTCGGGGGACTACATTCATCTCATCGATCGCGCCCGCCGCATCTCGGCGCGCACCGTGATCCGGTTTTATTCCTCGGCCTCCGACCTGATGCTGAGCAAGGGCGTGCTCTCGACGCCGGCGGAACTGCTCATTTCCAATCTCGAGTTGTTCACCTCGCTTCTGTCGTCGAAGGCACGGCTGCCCGTCAATCACGGCGCCCGCGTCGGCCAATACGCCGACCGTTTGTGCCGCAAACTGGAAATCCCCGACAAGGACCGCGTGATGATCAGCAACGCGGCGTATGTCCACGATCTGGCGCGCTACTACTACAGCAGCGATCAGGTGCAGGACAACCGCAGCGTTGTGCGGATGACCGTCAAGCTGCTCACCTCGCTGAACTATTCGGCGGTCGTGCTGGAAATGCTGCGGCGGATGTACGCCGACGTCGCGGGCAAGTACACCGCGCGCCTTCCCATCGAGGTTTTGGGCGGCAACATTCTGACCATCGTCGATGTCTTCTGCGACAGCGTTACCCCCAATGACCGCCTGTCGCTGGACCGCTTCGATGCGGTCAAAAAAAAGCTCCGCGACCAGGTTGGATCGATGTTCTTGCTGGAAGTGGTCGAGGCATTCATCGAGATGATCCAGGAGGAATTGCTCGACCAGCGGACGACGCGCAGTCTCAGGCAGGTCATGATCTTCGCCGAGGATCTCGCGCGCCAGCAATCGCTGGAGATGCGATTGCGCAACGAAGGGTATCCGACCGTATCACAGAACTCGATCAATGCCGTCGTCGAGCTGATCAGCCGCCGCGAACCCGACGTGCTGATTCTCGCGATTCCCGGTGATGTCGAGGCCATCAACATCATGGTCTCACAGTTGGAATCTTCCGGGATCGACTTCGGTCGAATCCCCACCCTGCTGCTGACCGACGCATCGTCCCTGACCGCGATGACCGGGCTGTTGGAGCGCGGACTCGAAGACATCATCGCTCTCGAAGACAACCTGGACCTGTTGGTGAGCAAACTGCGCAAGCTGGAAGGCAAAATCCTGGCCGCCCGCAAGCAGCAATCCGGCAATCTCGCCGACGCAGTCGGCGCGCGTGGACGCCTCGCCGACATGAATCTGATGGATTTGCTTCAGGTTCTCGGTCCGGGACGCAAGACGGTGCGCGTGACGGTCGAACCGAACGGTCCCGACAAGTCCAAACTGCGCATCTACCTGAATGCCGGTGTGCTCACGTTTGCCAAATCCGCCGAAACCGAGGGACCGGATGCTGTCTACGAAGGACTGACGTGGACCGACGGCACCTGGACGGTCGAGCCGGTCGATACCGACGTATTGCCGCCGCCCAATAACCAACTCTCCAACGAGTCGATCCTCATGGAGGGTTGCCGACTGCTCGATGAACGTGTCCGCTCCGGACAACTGCTGTAG
- the murI gene encoding glutamate racemase — MPAEFRDNPIGIFDSGVGGLTVLASIARTAPDESLVYFGDTGRYPYGVRSNAVIAGFARQITAFLEEQRCKLIVVACNSASAAAMEDIVAIASIPAIGVIEPGAKQAVAQTRNGHVGVIGTEATINSGAYQAAIRKLNPNVAVTARACPLFVALAEEGYAGHRVTRTVAEEYLRPMVNEVQIDTLVLGCTHYPLLRDDIAAVCGDAIGLVDSADAVARSVGALLDEHDLRSNSRSAPLRHFYVSDTPDRFRRVGARFLGHELGIVHVVELESLGHKADVAV; from the coding sequence ATGCCGGCGGAATTCCGCGACAATCCCATCGGCATCTTCGATTCCGGCGTCGGCGGACTGACAGTGCTTGCGTCGATCGCACGCACGGCGCCCGACGAGTCATTGGTGTATTTCGGCGACACGGGGCGCTATCCCTACGGGGTTCGTTCCAACGCCGTCATTGCCGGATTCGCGCGGCAGATTACCGCCTTTCTCGAAGAACAGCGCTGCAAGTTGATTGTCGTCGCCTGTAACTCGGCGTCGGCGGCGGCCATGGAGGACATCGTGGCAATCGCCTCGATTCCGGCCATCGGTGTCATCGAACCGGGAGCAAAACAAGCGGTGGCGCAGACGCGCAATGGGCATGTGGGTGTGATCGGCACCGAGGCGACGATTAACTCAGGGGCGTATCAGGCAGCGATTCGTAAGCTGAACCCAAATGTCGCCGTGACGGCACGGGCCTGTCCCCTGTTTGTGGCCTTGGCGGAGGAAGGCTACGCCGGGCATCGTGTGACCAGGACAGTCGCCGAGGAATACCTGCGGCCGATGGTGAACGAAGTTCAGATCGATACGCTGGTCCTTGGCTGCACTCACTACCCGCTGCTGAGAGACGACATTGCGGCCGTGTGCGGAGACGCGATCGGTCTGGTCGATTCCGCCGATGCCGTGGCACGGAGTGTCGGGGCATTGCTGGACGAGCACGATCTTCGAAGCAACAGTCGATCTGCGCCGCTGCGACACTTCTATGTCTCCGACACTCCGGATCGTTTTCGACGTGTCGGCGCCCGTTTCCTCGGTCACGAACTAGGCATTGTTCATGTTGTCGAACTGGAATCCCTCGGCCACAAGGCCGATGTTGCCGTTTGA
- the smpB gene encoding SsrA-binding protein SmpB has product MNQNKDKAVHPVTTNRQARFRYEILETVEAGLVLTGTEVKSLRTGKCSLGEGYATVENEEAWLVNIHIPEYTEGNRFNHDPRRRRKLLLTKRQLRYFNGQLHQKGLTLVPMRLYFSGRVAKVELGLARGKKLYDKRQTILRRESDRQVERETFRRR; this is encoded by the coding sequence ATGAATCAAAATAAGGACAAGGCCGTCCATCCGGTGACGACCAACCGGCAGGCGCGATTCCGTTATGAAATCCTCGAAACCGTCGAGGCGGGACTGGTATTGACCGGGACCGAGGTCAAATCGCTGCGCACCGGCAAGTGCAGTCTCGGAGAGGGATACGCCACGGTCGAGAACGAAGAGGCCTGGCTCGTTAACATACACATTCCCGAGTACACCGAGGGCAACCGTTTCAACCATGATCCCCGACGCCGGCGTAAGCTGTTACTCACCAAACGTCAATTGCGCTACTTCAACGGGCAGCTTCACCAGAAAGGGCTGACGCTGGTTCCGATGCGCCTGTACTTTAGCGGACGGGTCGCCAAGGTCGAATTGGGGCTGGCACGGGGCAAGAAGCTCTACGACAAACGCCAGACGATCCTGCGACGCGAGAGCGACCGTCAGGTTGAACGCGAAACCTTCCGACGCCGTTGA
- a CDS encoding carboxymuconolactone decarboxylase family protein, whose protein sequence is MSRRVLWAAVVAIGVLALLGLSQSDAQTGAEPMSREEIYKDMEATLGLVPTFMKTVPDNSLELEWNLLKQVQMAPGAIPNKYRELIGVAISGITKCRYCAYFHTQFAKLNGATDAEIEDALHYAKSSAGWSAYINGMQLDYDQFCKEVDMICGHVRSASAAQGK, encoded by the coding sequence ATGAGTAGGCGCGTTTTATGGGCTGCGGTCGTTGCGATCGGGGTCTTAGCGCTGCTGGGCCTCAGCCAGTCCGATGCACAGACGGGCGCCGAACCGATGTCCCGCGAGGAAATCTACAAAGACATGGAAGCGACGCTCGGTCTGGTTCCGACATTCATGAAGACCGTCCCCGACAACTCACTTGAGCTCGAATGGAACCTGCTCAAACAGGTCCAGATGGCGCCGGGCGCGATCCCCAACAAGTATCGCGAGCTGATCGGCGTCGCGATCTCCGGGATCACCAAGTGCCGCTATTGCGCGTACTTTCATACCCAGTTCGCCAAGCTCAATGGCGCAACGGATGCCGAAATCGAAGATGCCCTGCATTACGCCAAATCGAGCGCGGGATGGAGCGCCTATATCAACGGGATGCAACTCGACTACGACCAGTTCTGCAAGGAAGTGGATATGATCTGTGGTCACGTCCGGTCAGCGTCGGCCGCACAAGGAAAATAG